The Cyclopterus lumpus isolate fCycLum1 chromosome 6, fCycLum1.pri, whole genome shotgun sequence genome contains a region encoding:
- the islr2 gene encoding immunoglobulin superfamily containing leucine-rich repeat protein 2, whose amino-acid sequence MARRLLQLLALWTAVVGNVQCCPELCSCQDKFAHQFADCAYKDLLVVPVGLPSNVTTVSLSANKIKLLKSKTFTNITQVTSLWLAHNDIVTIETDTLAPLVQLRNLDISYNKIVSFPWEDLLNLTALQLLKMNNNEMVNLPKDAFSTLKDLRSLRINNNKFITIVQGTFTVLSSMSHLQIFNNPFTCSCSLEWLRDWITTTKISVPDQNSIVCDAPEHLKGTIVTSIPKLDCTAPTVKITSEPNIESTELYEGFMLILNCETKGSPTPQVSWEVTAGNQNFLFPLPSTGEINDVPINDKTTNNRFLIFRNGTLIVPRMSIKEDGNYTCSAVNDLGKAESSIKVSMAVTQKHGSDSNLDSTLDKIRPSVKNIGGTKNSKSNVINWTKPNDKTKGSSEGSSDKNVGTGQVGGASKVPTFASKCGVRESSEYISNHAFNLSLDDLKQYTFDFGVIALEVSETEAKVQLNPLQLPSSKSNLHVSHTENQETVNKEALGLYQSSSSKSTLEMLYLCVNTGNGHSMVQWSNIEEGVNAYRFHGLEPGTNYTLCLTYGGQDCQVQVVFTTRKKIPSLLIIVVVSIFLLGLATVPLLGATCCHLLYKYQGKTYKLIMKAQNPDQMEKQIKGDFDPRASFVESEKTFDPSELGEGEGEADGEEGDGEAEGSVVTESIPESSSKTNQEEFEVGSEYSDRLPLGAEAVNISEEINGNYKQPSR is encoded by the coding sequence ATGGCGAGACGGCTCCTGCAGCTCCTTGCCTTGTGGACCGCTGTGGTTGGCAATGTGCAGTGCTGTCCAGAGCTCTGCAGCTGCCAGGATAAATTTGCCCACCAGTTTGCTGACTGTGCTTACAAAGACCTGCTGGTGGTGCCCGTGGGTCTCCCCTCCAATGTTACCACCGTGAGCCTTTCTGCCAACAAGATCAAATTACTGAAAAGTAAAACCTTCACCAATATCACACAGGTCACCTCTCTCTGGCTGGCCCACAATGACATAGTTACCATAGAAACGGACACCTTGGCCCCCCTGGTCCAGCTCCGCAACTTGGACATCAGCTACAACAAAATTGTGAGCTTTCCATGGGAGGATCTGCTCAACCTCACAGCCCTGCAGCTTCTGAAAATGAACAACAATGAGATGGTGAACCTACCAAAGGACGCCTTTTCCACTCTCAAAGACCTACGGTCGCTgcgcatcaacaacaacaagtttaTCACCATTGTGCAGGGTACCTTCACTGTTCTCTCGTCAATGTCTCACCTACAGATTTTTAACAACCCCTTCACATGCTCCTGCAGCCTGGAGTGGCTGAGGGATTGGATCACGACAACTAAGATTTCTGTCCCCGACCAAAATTCAATTGTATGTGACGCCCCTGAACACCTGAAGGGTACAATAGTTACATCGATTCCCAAACTGGACTGCACGGCCCCGACTGTCAAAATAACATCCGAGCCCAACATTGAGAGCACAGAGCTCTATGAGGGATTCATGCTCATCTTAAATTGTGAGACAAAAGGGAGCCCCACACCACAGGTCAGCTGGGAGGTGACCGCAGGAAATCAGAATTTTCTGTTCCCCTTGCCCTCCACTGGAGAGATTAATGATGTGCCAATTAATGATAAAACAACCAACAATCGATTCCTCATCTTTAGAAACGGCACTCTCATCGTCCCTCGCATGAGTATAAAGGAAGATGGAAATTACACCTGCTCTGCGGTGAATGATTTAGGTAAGGCGGAGAGCAGCATTAAAGTGTCTATGGCAGTCACCCAAAAACATGGCAGCGACTCAAATCTCGATTCTACGCTGGACAAGATCCGTCCATCCGTTAAAAATATTGGAGGGACCAAGAACTCCAAAAGCAATGTGATTAACTGGACCAAGCCTAACGACAAGACAAAGGGCAGCTCTGAAGGTTCATCAGACAAAAATGTCGGCACAGGGCAGGTCGGAGGCGCTTCGAAGGTCCCCACCTTTGCGAGCAAGTGCGGCGTGAGAGAAAGCAGCGAATACATCTCCAACCACGCCTTCAACCTGAGCTTGGATGACCTGAAGCAGTACACGTTTGATTTTGGTGTTATTGCATTAGAAGTGTCAGAGACGGAGGCCAAAGTGCAGCTGAATCCGCTGCAGCTTCCCAGCAGCAAATCTAACCTCCACGTGAGTCACACTGAAAACCAGGAAACAGTGAATAAAGAGGCCTTGGGTCTGTACCAGTCCTCATCCAGTAAAAGCACCTTGGAAATGCTCTACCTCTGTGTAAATACAGGGAATGGACACTCCATGGTTCAGTGGTCCAATATAGAGGAGGGGGTTAACGCCTACCGCTTCCATGGTTTAGAGCCTGGCACCAATTACACACTTTGTCTCACCTATGGGGGGCAGGACTGCCAAGTCCAAGTGGTCTTCACCACCAGGAAGAAGATCCCCTCCCTGCTGATTATTGTGGTTGTTAGCATTTTCCTACTGGGTCTGGCCACTGTTCCCTTACTGGGGGCCACCTGCTGCCATTTGTTATACAAGTACCAAGGTAAGACCTACAAGCTGATCATGAAGGCTCAGAATCCGGATCAGATGGAGAAACAGATAAAAGGAGATTTCGATCCCAGGGCGTCTTTTGTGGAGTCAGAGAAAACCTTCGACCCCAGCGAGTTAGgcgagggggagggagaggccGATGGGGAGGAAGGAGACGGGGAGGCTGAGGGCAGCGTGGTGACAGAATCTATCCCCGAGTCCTCATCCAAAACCAACCAGGAGGAGTTTGAAGTGGGCTCGGAGTACAGTGACAGATTACCGCTGGGAGCGGAGGCAGTCAACATCTCGGAGGAGATCAACGGCAACTACAAGCAGCCAAGCCGCTGA